In the Silene latifolia isolate original U9 population chromosome 1, ASM4854445v1, whole genome shotgun sequence genome, TGAACACACGTAATCAGACATTGTGCACTTATTAAAGCACAATTATAAATGAAAGCATATATAAAATTTCAAAAGGAACATTGTGCCTACTAGAAACCACGCACTATTGAGAAATTAAAATGAGAGAATAAAGATTAATCTGTTAACAACCTCCTCGTTAGTTAAAAAGGACAATATTGGGAACAGAATCTCCACGTTCTGTgtcacataaaaaaaaaaaaaagatgtattTGTTAGGTCTATAatagaaaataaaaattaaaataaattaataataaaaaaagacgATACCTTTATCTTCGACTCATACAGTTTCTTAACAGTGGAAATCAACTCTGCAGAAGGAACTGTGCCATCTGTGAGTGTATGTAAAACCTGCAACCAGACATTCCAACTCAAATTCGTATGGTATGTCCCTTCCTCCTCCCACCCCACCACCAAAGAAAACACAACAATTCCATAACAAACCAAAAAAAGTTAACGAGCAGCCCTCCCTCCCTCCTTCCCTCTCTGTAATCTAACTCGCGTTTGTAATACATAAGGGGATTCCCCTCGCTCAACCGCCAACTCGCCTTCTTTCTTTAGGGCTTTCGCTCGCTCCTTACTTGTCTTGTCGACTTATATGCTTGCTATGCGAGTAGCTAATAAAGTAAAGGCCCTTACTTTCCACCGCATCATCAGGAACTGGACTTATTTCGCTTCAGCTTCAATTGCAGCTTACTCCGAAGCAAGCCTCCATTCCAAAAGAATAGCAAAAATTGGAGAAATATAGGGGTAAATAAGAAAGTACAAACCTGAATCAGAAGGTTCTCACTTCCATCAGGCGGATCAGAGATAATCCCGAGAAGAGATGGAGATGCACCCATGGTACGAATAAGTATAGGCATATGGCCATCAATTGCCTTCACATATACACGCAGAAAAATTGAGCAACTGAATGGTTAAGAAAACATGATCAAGCCCGACAAGTAGACAACCCCAACATGAAAACCCAATCTACCTGTTTCACAGACTCTGGTGAGCTTTTATATATAGTAAATACTTGTCGAAGGAGGGTGTGTTTCTGCAAAACCAAATTGGATAAACAAACATTAAACAACAATAAGATGCCATTGAGAGACATTAAAGGGTTCAGGCTGCTTCACCTTCACAAACCAAAAGAATGAAAATGTTTTAGAGTACCATATAAGAAAATGTGTTACCTTTGTACATAGAGCAAAATAAAGTGACATGCATCGTTGCGCCTCAGATAATGAAGTGCTTGAGACACCTTCAGGCGTCTTTAACTGAGTAGTGCATGCAGACGTGTTCTTGGTCGTCAAATCCAGTGTCATTTGATCACTTGAAGCTGGTGCTGTGTCAAAATTCTGATAAAAGGGAACAACAACATCAACTACAGATACAAATGAAATAACCACCAGATGATGTTCAGAGCTCATTTCAACATACGACATCAATGACTATTATAAAGGGAAATGTGGAGTGAACCCACAAGTACATATCAACCCGCTCCATGTATCACCATGATatggaaaaagaatgaaaaggagATACAAATAAAAgacaaacataaaaaaatggAAGAGAGAATCCATGAGCGGAAAAGACCTCCATCACCTGAACATAAGTCGCTCTCTCGACCTGTCATGTGTGACTTTGTTCAAAATCGACAAACTGACAAGTTCTAAACAAACAGCAGCACTAGAGTCCTATAGTAGAGCAGGCTATTTGTATATGTTCCACAATTCAACACTTCACCTCACTTCGCTCCAAGAAGGCTATTTTTATGGGGGCAGGTGATTTTTTTACTATTCCTGTGAGGTTAAGATTCACAGATCTTTTAAAAGTTTTCAGTTTCTATAATACAACAGGATTTGAATCCTCTATATCTTGTCACTAAGAGGACCTCTTGCTCTGATGCTTCAGCACATTGTATGAAATTTTACTTTCTAATAGAAATATGCATGACTAAAAGAGTACTGTGGAAGTCATGAAAAACTGTATGTAAGACACTGCAGTCTGTACTTTCTTATTTTAATGATCAGTGAGAGGGTGATTCCTATGGAGTTCAGTAAATGTTCTTTTCAATGTCTTCTAAATGGTGGGGCTTGTAGGATACTAGAACACAATTCTCTATGCGCTTACGACTTAGGAGCCTCCACCACTCCAAGTCATAGGTAGATTACTCATTTTAGTAGGCAGTGGAAGTTCATGGGCGGCATATTTCTCAATAAAATTCTATGTTCCAAAAAGGTTCAGTCAAGAAGGAAAATGCACCACCCTTTCATCCAATCAAGTCTCTCGTATCTCGCCTATTGCACCTACATCCCTGTCCTACATTTTTCCACATCCAAATTATCTGTTATTTACCTCAAAGAAGAAAATAACCAGCTGGGACACATTATGCCATAGAATTCACAAATTGTCAGGTCAAGCACATTATAAACAAAATTGCACCTTTTGTGATTGCATGCTAGCCTTTTCATTCTCATGGTTGTCCCCACTACTGGTATCCACTATGGAAACAAGCATGTCCTTTGCAAATTTTTCTATTTGTAAAACAGCCGATGATAGAGGATACAGCTTATTGGCAACCTGGAAAATAGAACATTAATTGTACTTGAAATCAGTGGAGCAAACACAACATTTCTTATCTTGCAGAAGGTTAATCATACCAAACGAATAGCCTTCATACGGACTTCCTCCATGTGATGAACTGCActctttttttcaaaaaaaaaaaaagataaaaaagagAGTTAATAAGGACACAGAAAGTCAAATAAAGCCAAAAAATCATACATGACCAGTGTACATTTCGTAGAAAACCCAGTAAACATATAGCAAGCTGTTTCATGTGTCATTTACAGGGCTCGTTGTTCAGCATCACAGTTACACGAAAGGTATACCTCGCAATCTGAAGAACAATATTTACAGGGTTTCACATCTTTCTCTAAGATACAAGGCGTGGTGACAGCCAACAGAAATTATCAATTAACGATATAGGGAAAAAGAACAATTCTATAAAAATCTAAGCAAAAGATCGGGCTCAAAATTTTTAAGAGAAATAATCCTATACTTGTCCATGCAGCACATTTATACAAGCCAACTTTATCACGAGTTTGCAATATTGCAGAAACTACAAACCTGCAAAGCAATTCTCAACAATGATTTGCGCAGAGTCGGCCTCAGCGATATCAAACTCCAAACAGCACTGAGACCTTGTGTTACCCGATCACCACTGTGTAGTTCTTTTTCATCTTTATCTCCATGCTCAGGACAACACAAACATTCTAATAATTTAAGAATTGATTCAGGCAAATAAGGAACTTCACCCAACAATCTGCTCAAGGATTTGTCTGATGCTGGAAATGAGTCTCTTAGTGTTTCTGACTGCAGATTTTCGAAAAAGGTCAATTCTACAGCTAAGGACtaaacatgcaaaaaaaaaaaataataataaataaataaatatataaatatacAAGACTGAGTCATTACCACTTTCAGAAGAAAAGCTTCATATACAGACGACGCAGTTGTAGATGAAAAAAAGTCGCGCTCCTCTTCTGCCTCCCCATATAATCGGTAAAGGACTTGCACTGTCAACTCATGTCCCTAAGAACATTCAATTATACAATCAGATAGTGCAGGCTAAAGCATAGTCTAACTGTGTCACACTGCCACACTATTGTTTCCTTCTCTCTTAAACAAGAAGCATTATTAATGGTGCTTTATTGCTGATAAGTATTACTGGCCGAGTCATAGTCATATTGTCAAATTAGCATTTTCTACTTATTTAAGTTACTTTCCCTTTAAACAGAAGTATGTGGACAATATCTGCCAGTAATAGCAAGATATATTTCAATTTTAATCAAGAGCAAAAGAATCATAGCAATATAAATCATTTACCTCATGATTTAAGTAATCTGATAATATGTGCGTCTGTAGAAGTGCCCAAGGGTCGAGATCCAGAGGAAACTGGCAAAGAAAAAAGGCAAACTGGTCAAAACATGAAAGACCAACTAACATCAATATTTAAAAGAAACCTGACAAGTTAAAAATATATATGAAGCACCACATAAAATAGCCAAATTGAAGCAGTATACCAACAACGGAGTAATATCGAAGCTGAACTTAGAACAAAATGATATTCTCCAACTGTCCAAACCCAACACAGGCATATAAAGGAGGGCTATAAAATCAACGGAGATGGAAAGtatcagagtctgtcatagcacGGGCCCAAACCACCTTACAGGCGCAAAATATCCTTAGTGCCTCAAAGGCTCCCGTCAGAGAAAGATAGATGACTGGAATAAGACTAATATTGGTTTTCTTGCAATgttgagaaaaaggaaaaaaattgaGTTGATAAttgatactccctcctatccactcttttcttccctatttcctaaaacggattattcaggttttcttcccctttcctttttgagaaagtttttattaatattatactcttacctctttccactcatcaaaccccactatatactttattaatatttaattctaattattcctacctctctccaataaccaaaccccacccatctcctttattaatatttaatcataattattcatacctctctccaattatcaaaccccactcatatatttatcaatattatactccccacccttaatctccgtgcccacttcaaaggggaaaaaaaggatggatgggagggagtattaaattgAAGAGATGAAATAATTTTCAACTGGTACGGGGTTGTCTGCCTCATATTTCAAACTTTTTACTGGGAACTTGTTATTCTTGCCCCCTGCTTTACTACAACTAAGAATTTATCTGCTAAATAATTTCTAGGAATTTGGCATAAGGTTATGTTTAATCAATGGAGACAAATGTTCCCTAAAAAACCTCAAAAGAAACAATAGGATAGCTAGGATGCATTTCTGTTTCAAAAATCAGTAATAAGACAGCAATTGCAAAGATATGAGAGAATATCTACAACAGTAATCAACTACCTCAACTCCCAAACAAGCAAGTACAGAGAACCGAAGCTGTGAACCTCCAGCAACAGCCACCTGTTTGTACGCTTCCAGAATACGCACAAAGACAGACTTTTGAAGCATATCCTTATCCTCATCAGAAAGGTCCACCAAAGGTGCTGACAGCTTTGGCAAAACTAACTGGGCAGTAGGCCCTGTAGAAGTAGCAGTGGAGGCTATTCCAGCGCTTGATTCCACGAACGCTGTTTTAGAACTAAGTTCCTCAGACATCTCAGTTGATATTGAAGGTACAGGTTCTAATTTTGGTATTAAGCCAAAACTGGAAACTTGGTCCGGACCGGCATCATCTAATTCCATCGAGGCGAAAGACGATGATGTAATAGCGTCTAGCTGtccatcactacgagcatcatcCAAGCCTGGTATGACAGCTTCAGGAGTTCCATTATCTTGAGATTCGGACACAATACCTAAATGACTTCCAGAAGGCAAAGCAAATGGAACATCAGAATGAACCTTCTCTGCTAATTCAATTGAGTTAGCGTTTACCACATCATTTTCAGAGACATTATTATTGCTCATTTCCTCAACACGTGATTCCTCCATAGGGTGACTCTGAAAATTGAGCATCAACAGGCAGCTAAATCAGACAAACCCACGAAAAAGCCCACATGAGAAACACATAGGTATGAGATAAAATTATAAAAAACAAGGTTCTGCTTCATAAACAAAGCAGAAATATAAAGTTATCTGTAACATTTTTTTTATAAGTGATATAGACTATTGATTAGAGGACATAAAGAGGGTGGCGCTCGTGTAAAAAAGACACAAAAGCGTGACACCTATGAACAAAAAGATACCAGGGAGGCAATGCCAATATAACATAAAGAGAAGAAAAGATAAGTTCTGAAGAGAATGAAGCACTTGACTCAAGCTACAGTGCCCCTTTAACATGAAAAGCCTGGAATGGAAACAAATGGAAAGACAGATAAAAGGCTGCCATCAGTGTAGAAGATCTTACCTCAATGTCATCTGAAGTGGGTGCTCGGATATTTGTTCCAGAAGACATATTCAGGGAGCTGTTATGGGAAACGGCAGTCGTCAAAAATGATGAAAGTTGTCTGAAGGGGATATCACTGTCAACTTTATTTTCTGTAAAAAATTTATCATCATCAACCACTGGGCAAGTGGAAGGAAGGTTTCTCAAATTAGCAATAACCACTTCCGCTAGCAAATCAGCTGAGATGCCTGCTACAAGAATCTCCAATGATGCGGCAGCTTTTTCACCTTGGGCAACCAGGGTACCAAACAGTCCTAGAAGTTGTTGCACGGGTCCCAGATCATCCTTCTCAGACATGGTGGCTTGTGCAGTAGGATCCAGCTTTACTTCACCAGTATGACCTACATTTGACTCGGAGCTCAATTCTTCAGATGGTGTAGGCATGGATCTGGCACGCTTTCCAGGTGTATCGTCATCTTCGCTCCTTTCACCATTATTCTGTTCACTAAGTCTTTTCCTCCCCGTCTTCTTACCCACTGAGTCACTTACTTCAGGCGACTGTTCTTCCTGTCATCAGATACCTTAGATATCATCAACTCCGAGAAATATAACAAACTAAAAGACACTTCAGCTGCATATGAAGCTAAGGCCTTGTTCTTTTAAacaggaactacctgaactgaaGTACATAActtaattgaattgaatgaagagCAATAATGAACTAAATTTCACTGAagtaaactgaaattaagtccaaaagaacagggcctaccaagtcagtgaacttagagaaAAACTAGCTACACGCCTACACTTATCAACATCTCCGAGCAAACTAAAGGCAACAAAGGGAGTACCTTAATAGGAACGGAATCGACTTTTTCCTCCTTCACATTTTTTTTGAGTTCTCCTCCAAGAATTTCTTCTGCTAATTCTCCAGCTTTCATATCCCTCAAAGCACCGACTAAGCGATCCCGCCACTACAAAAAAACAACGAATTAATTTTTTTGGGTAAGGAGAATCATGACACGTGAGACTgacaaaataaagaaaaaataaaTTAGGCATCCAGTAAATTTCAAATACTTCAAATATAAAGAGATATCCAAGTCTAAGGCATatatttcaaatgtttcaaacatAAAGAGATATCCAAGTCTAAGGCATATATTTTCATCAGAGATATCCAAGTATAAGTCATATATTTCAAATATAAAGACTTGCAAACACAGGACCAACCATCCTTCATAACCAGAATGTTCAGATGAAACAGTAAaaagcaaaacaaaaacaaaacaaaacaaaaaaaagcaTTCACTACATACACACCCCAAACAGATCCACACATAGAAAGCAAGTTCATTTACTAAATCCTTTTCTTTGTTGTACAAGAAAAGAAACTGGGAAAGAAAATGGggccaaaaacaaaaacaccACCCAAGGGGCAAGGACCACCAAATATcgataaaatatactccctcagTCCCTCTATCCTGTAATTATCTTCCTAGTTTGACTTTCGTGGTCAAAGTTTAAAAATTTTGACCTTACATAAGTGCTAAATTAATAAAAAGAAATATAACTTGACAACAATATATATTGATTCATCATgaaaaaatctttcacaaaaatatttttttgaaaaagaaaatattatataaatggAGAAAAATAGAGTCAAACTGACGTGTGTGAAGTCAAATGAGAAGATTAATTTGGCAAGTCGATTATTGTAAATAAGATACCAATAAAGAATATATATATAATGAGAAGAAAATTCTAAGCTTCTTTTAGATACGTGAAGCTAGAGCCATGATGAAACAAAAGAGGATAAGGAATACTAAAATGCACAAAAAAATTGGAAAGATGTGCAACTCTCTGGAATTAACAAAGAATAGCAACTCGGTTGAATTAACATTTTTGGGTAAATACATTCATTAGGCAATGCaattagtgtgtgtgtgtgtgtgtgagctCATgataaatatatataataaagggataatatatataataaaggGATAGATAGATACTCCTCTGAGACAACATCATGAAGCAAAGTTTGAATTTGAACGAGTGTtctaaataatttaaaaatataagaaAATCGACAGGATAAGACCACAGTAATTCTTATTCTATACTTCAATTCCCACAGCCAGTAATATAAAcatgaacaacaacaataacaaagcATAAGCCAAGAACTTGGAATTAAATAATTacggattaaggctctgatgttgttgttcttgttgaatTGTCATACCCTTTCAACAAATATTAGAAGGTTGACGGA is a window encoding:
- the LOC141607581 gene encoding uncharacterized protein LOC141607581 gives rise to the protein MVGMIESDSLARVTTLVNSVAFPSNNHSKLQSLNQLKLQLLQDQNDAVLISPLIPSLLNLISDRFCPVRKCAIEIIGEIGLRHVEFLPKIIHALSIVVDDDTPAVGRQAITSGTTIFCRALQKIALEELNIAEQADLLESTWASVQKLKEKIYSIAFQSESDGRRLLALKFIAAVILIYTPDPNGSTDQPPRVVGDDNAKELGFSIAWLRRGHPILKLGDLSIEASQSLGLLLDQLRPPIVKSLSTSMVVILINCLSAIAIKRPSFYGRILPVLLGLDPSNSVIKGLHAYGVQHALKNAFLSCLKCTHPSAIPWRDRLVGALRDMKAGELAEEILGGELKKNVKEEKVDSVPIKEEQSPEVSDSVGKKTGRKRLSEQNNGERSEDDDTPGKRARSMPTPSEELSSESNVGHTGEVKLDPTAQATMSEKDDLGPVQQLLGLFGTLVAQGEKAAASLEILVAGISADLLAEVVIANLRNLPSTCPVVDDDKFFTENKVDSDIPFRQLSSFLTTAVSHNSSLNMSSGTNIRAPTSDDIESHPMEESRVEEMSNNNVSENDVVNANSIELAEKVHSDVPFALPSGSHLGIVSESQDNGTPEAVIPGLDDARSDGQLDAITSSSFASMELDDAGPDQVSSFGLIPKLEPVPSISTEMSEELSSKTAFVESSAGIASTATSTGPTAQLVLPKLSAPLVDLSDEDKDMLQKSVFVRILEAYKQVAVAGGSQLRFSVLACLGVEFPLDLDPWALLQTHILSDYLNHEGHELTVQVLYRLYGEAEEERDFFSSTTASSVYEAFLLKVSETLRDSFPASDKSLSRLLGEVPYLPESILKLLECLCCPEHGDKDEKELHSGDRVTQGLSAVWSLISLRPTLRKSLLRIALQSAVHHMEEVRMKAIRLVANKLYPLSSAVLQIEKFAKDMLVSIVDTSSGDNHENEKASMQSQKNFDTAPASSDQMTLDLTTKNTSACTTQLKTPEGVSSTSLSEAQRCMSLYFALCTKKHTLLRQVFTIYKSSPESVKQAIDGHMPILIRTMGASPSLLGIISDPPDGSENLLIQVLHTLTDGTVPSAELISTVKKLYESKIKNVEILFPILSFLTNEEVLRVFPHVVNLPQEKFQAALTRLLQGSTPSGPLLTPAQVLIAIHGIDPEKDGIPLKKVTDACNSCFEKKQIFTQQVIAAVLNHLVEQIPLPLLFMRTVLQAIGAFPALVNFIMEILARLVSKQIWKNPKLWVGFLKCAQLTQPHSFSVLLQLPQAQLEGALKKIGALKAPLAAHASQPNLKATLPRSILVVLGIASDPEGESQPQPSGQLEAGDAGNSEKDNTSDKGKESSAGG